The following are encoded in a window of uncultured Pseudomonas sp. genomic DNA:
- a CDS encoding TlpA disulfide reductase family protein, with protein MLTVNVGPLALSTAHVLLMISLLLATFTGWYVGRRSAVNPEKQLFRLLLVALLVARLAFVAAYFEHYREQPWQALNVRDGGFIAWPGVLAALLLGAWQAWRTQAIRKSLACALAVGVFSWGLGSLTLYGLEQGTVLPSLSFRDSNGSTVALHDYLGKPLVVNLWATWCPPCRREMPVLAEAQRNHPELTILFVNQGEGQAEVNQYLGAEALDLHNVLLDSGGRLGQHVGSMALPSTLFYDAEGRQVGSHLGELSRASLARALEVLKKEQ; from the coding sequence ATGCTAACGGTGAATGTTGGTCCCCTGGCACTCAGCACCGCCCATGTGCTGTTGATGATCAGCCTGTTGCTGGCGACGTTTACCGGCTGGTACGTCGGCCGGCGCAGTGCAGTTAACCCGGAAAAGCAGCTGTTTCGTTTGTTACTGGTGGCCCTGCTGGTCGCGCGTCTGGCGTTTGTTGCGGCGTACTTCGAGCACTACCGCGAGCAACCCTGGCAGGCGCTGAACGTCCGTGACGGTGGCTTTATTGCCTGGCCTGGCGTGCTGGCCGCTCTGCTGTTGGGTGCTTGGCAGGCCTGGCGCACCCAGGCCATCAGAAAATCCTTGGCCTGCGCATTGGCCGTAGGGGTATTCAGCTGGGGCCTGGGCAGCCTGACGTTGTATGGGCTTGAGCAGGGCACTGTGCTGCCATCGTTGTCCTTCAGGGACAGCAATGGCAGCACAGTGGCGCTGCACGACTATCTCGGCAAACCGCTGGTGGTCAACCTCTGGGCCACCTGGTGCCCGCCGTGCCGCCGGGAAATGCCGGTGTTGGCCGAGGCGCAACGCAATCATCCCGAGCTGACCATCCTGTTCGTCAACCAAGGTGAAGGCCAGGCTGAGGTCAACCAATACCTGGGCGCTGAAGCCCTCGACTTGCACAACGTATTACTCGACAGCGGCGGCCGTTTGGGCCAGCACGTCGGCTCCATGGCGTTGCCCAGTACCCTGTTTTACGACGCCGAGGGTCGCCAGGTTGGCAGCCACTTGGGCGAATTGTCTCGCGCCAGCCTGGCTCGCGCGCTTGAAGTACTGAAGAAGGAACAATAA
- the dsbG gene encoding thiol:disulfide interchange protein DsbG produces the protein MLRPSHLAALLSTLLVIPLAQAEEWPAAIKAIEARGAEIIQRFDAPSGLQGYAARFNGQGVALYLTADGQHVLVGSLLNAQGEDLSREPLDRLVYGPQGKEMLIKLENSSWISDGKTSAPRIVYVFSDPNCPYCNLFWKQARPWVEAGDVQVRHVLVGMLRQDSAAKAAALLSASDPQAALHEHESAGKASKLQGLKKIPDAIQQQLDHNLGLMAEMGASATPAIFYKDESGQLRQQLGAPSPEVLKQIMGPRS, from the coding sequence ATGCTGCGACCTAGCCACCTGGCTGCACTGCTCTCGACTCTCTTGGTGATACCCCTGGCGCAGGCCGAGGAATGGCCGGCCGCGATCAAGGCGATCGAGGCGCGAGGTGCCGAAATTATTCAGCGCTTTGACGCGCCCAGCGGCCTGCAGGGGTATGCCGCGCGCTTTAACGGCCAGGGCGTGGCCCTGTACCTGACGGCCGATGGTCAGCACGTGCTGGTCGGCAGCCTGCTTAACGCTCAAGGTGAAGACCTCTCCCGTGAGCCGCTGGACCGACTGGTATACGGCCCGCAGGGTAAGGAGATGCTGATCAAGCTGGAAAACAGCAGCTGGATCAGCGACGGCAAGACCAGCGCGCCGCGTATTGTTTATGTGTTTTCCGACCCCAACTGCCCGTACTGCAACCTGTTCTGGAAACAAGCGCGGCCTTGGGTCGAGGCCGGTGATGTGCAGGTGCGCCATGTGCTGGTGGGCATGTTGCGCCAAGACAGCGCGGCCAAAGCCGCCGCATTGCTCAGCGCCAGTGATCCCCAGGCGGCGCTGCATGAGCATGAGTCCGCCGGAAAAGCCAGTAAGTTGCAAGGGCTGAAAAAGATCCCAGACGCCATCCAGCAACAACTCGACCATAACCTTGGCCTGATGGCTGAAATGGGCGCCTCGGCTACGCCGGCGATTTTCTATAAAGATGAAAGCGGTCAGCTACGCCAGCAACTCGGCGCACCGAGCCCCGAGGTACTGAAACAGATCATGGGGCCGCGCTCCTAA